From Candidatus Nitricoxidivorans perseverans, the proteins below share one genomic window:
- a CDS encoding PDDEXK nuclease domain-containing protein — protein sequence MPSNVDTAKQTFEHLVGAIRQVHDELTAQASRAVNASLTLRNWMIGFHVEEYERRGVDRAEYGDKLMDRLADSLTQIGVSRCDRREIYRYRQFYLAYPQIVESVTPQLQPLIGLLNLAGADSPPAGAPTIVETSPQFKIDGKTLISRLSFSHIAELLNLEDATKRSFYEVECIQGNWSVRELKRQIHSLYYERSGLSTDKKKLSELARQGAELASPALAVRDPYVFEFLGLTPREVMSESHLEDNLIGKIEEFLLELGHGFCFEARQKRILIGDEHYFIDLVFYHRILKCHVLVELKLAEFSHENIGQLNTYVSWYKKNMMREGDNPPIGILLCTHKKHSLAEFALAGMDNQLFVSKYQLELPKREEIERFLAEKLREAGASDE from the coding sequence ATGCCGTCCAATGTTGATACTGCCAAGCAGACCTTCGAGCACTTAGTCGGTGCCATCCGTCAGGTGCATGACGAGCTGACGGCACAGGCGAGCCGGGCCGTCAATGCCAGCCTCACCCTGCGCAACTGGATGATTGGTTTCCACGTGGAGGAGTACGAGCGCCGGGGCGTGGATCGTGCCGAGTATGGCGACAAGTTGATGGACAGGCTGGCCGACAGCCTGACCCAAATTGGCGTGTCGCGTTGCGATCGGCGAGAAATCTACCGCTACCGCCAGTTCTATCTGGCCTATCCACAGATTGTGGAGTCAGTGACTCCACAATTGCAGCCGTTGATTGGACTACTGAATTTGGCTGGTGCAGATTCCCCACCCGCCGGCGCGCCGACGATTGTGGAGACGTCTCCACAATTCAAAATCGACGGCAAGACCTTGATTTCCAGGCTCTCGTTCTCGCATATCGCGGAGCTGCTCAACTTGGAAGACGCCACCAAGCGAAGTTTCTACGAGGTGGAGTGCATTCAGGGCAATTGGTCGGTACGCGAACTGAAGCGGCAGATCCACAGCCTCTACTATGAGCGCTCCGGCCTTTCGACTGACAAGAAAAAGCTCTCCGAATTGGCCCGGCAAGGTGCGGAGCTGGCATCACCAGCCTTGGCGGTGCGTGACCCCTATGTGTTCGAGTTCTTGGGCCTGACGCCTCGGGAGGTCATGAGCGAGTCCCATTTGGAAGACAATCTCATCGGCAAGATCGAGGAATTTCTGCTGGAGCTGGGCCACGGCTTCTGTTTCGAGGCGCGGCAGAAGCGAATTCTGATTGGCGACGAACACTACTTCATTGATCTGGTCTTCTACCACCGCATCCTGAAATGCCATGTGTTGGTGGAACTGAAACTGGCCGAGTTCAGTCATGAAAATATCGGCCAGCTCAATACCTATGTGAGCTGGTACAAGAAAAACATGATGCGGGAAGGCGATAACCCACCCATTGGCATCCTGCTGTGCACCCACAAGAAGCATTCGCTGGCCGAGTTTGCGTTAGCCGGCATGGACAACCAGCTTTTCGTTTCCAAGTACCAGCTGGAGTTGCCCAAGCGCGAAGAAATCGAGCGCTTTCTTGCTGAAAAACTCAGAGAGGCTGGAGCTTCCGATGAGTGA
- the pglZ gene encoding BREX-1 system phosphatase PglZ type A — MSEGKIGQALSRLFDKHRIVFWYDTKQELRADYVALDIPGVEKIELANNEFGIKHLILRQQPDQKFLLYRDGPQQPDLENWLLDVLLAHGEFRTDQVALWLAELDLGPAFAEVVQAHAEFFGASKRKDALKRLLKSDDSASTIRLKLLAVCAGTEPRLDVILEALLADLAEGTDERIRLIVRCGLSNFLWQQMLRSYGYQSATPGLRDFVIELFKSCYAMGTNGTSKLSAEALVFLKRWKDSRQYAASFEVLSEQCADALGIEQDLDRRDFRELLELDYFELIDRKTITDLVQGVATRTLGAGDVALWVRQRRQGHWYAQYADLYSAVEVAATFIHTLEGARLEMTSLADGVQNYARSWFKIDQMYRKFIFHTRKSGLSSLLAALNTQVENLYSNSYLVKLNNNWQVFVDAATQWDATPIPMQRHFFGRWVKPFIERKGKVCVLISDAFRYEIGEELQSLMRQEDRFEAELEPALAMLPSYTQLGMAALLPNTTLTLLNDETGMALVDGQSAQGTANRGKILASVVTAATAIQAEELMQMGRDESRALVRDNEVIYVYHNLIDKTGDTRDTEERVFAAAEDTLQELIRIIKKLANANASNILVTADHGFLYQNRVLEESDFLACEPEGDDIFYRNRRFVLGTGLHSSGSFKTFMPAQLGLEGTVEVQIPKSINRLRQKGSGSRFVHGGATLQEVVIPVLRINKKRQSDVSRVEVEIISGAGKTITSGQVAVVLYQAQAATDKLQGRKLRGGIYTQAGELISDQHELAFDLTSDNSREREIPVRFVLSRKADEANGQQAVLRLEELVDGTSHYREYKSLRYTIRRSFTSDFDF, encoded by the coding sequence ATGAGTGAGGGCAAGATAGGCCAGGCCCTGAGCCGGTTGTTCGACAAGCACCGCATCGTCTTCTGGTACGACACCAAGCAAGAGTTGCGCGCCGACTATGTCGCTCTGGATATCCCGGGCGTCGAGAAGATCGAGTTGGCGAACAACGAGTTTGGCATCAAGCACCTCATCCTGCGCCAGCAGCCGGACCAGAAATTCCTTCTCTATCGCGACGGTCCGCAACAGCCGGATTTGGAGAACTGGTTGCTGGACGTTCTACTGGCCCATGGCGAGTTCCGCACCGATCAGGTGGCATTGTGGCTGGCCGAGCTGGACCTTGGCCCTGCATTTGCTGAAGTAGTACAGGCTCACGCCGAATTCTTTGGCGCCAGCAAGCGTAAGGATGCGTTGAAACGCCTGCTCAAGAGCGACGATTCTGCCTCGACGATTCGCCTTAAGTTGCTGGCCGTGTGTGCCGGGACCGAACCACGGCTGGACGTGATACTGGAGGCTCTGCTCGCCGATTTGGCGGAAGGTACTGATGAGCGGATTCGGTTAATTGTCCGCTGCGGCTTGAGTAACTTCCTGTGGCAACAAATGTTGCGCAGCTACGGCTATCAATCCGCAACGCCGGGTCTGCGCGACTTCGTCATCGAACTATTCAAGTCCTGCTATGCGATGGGTACCAACGGCACATCCAAGCTTTCCGCCGAGGCGTTGGTCTTCCTGAAGCGATGGAAGGACAGCCGCCAGTATGCGGCCAGCTTTGAGGTGCTTTCCGAGCAATGCGCCGACGCGCTTGGCATTGAGCAGGATCTGGACCGGCGTGATTTTCGCGAGCTGTTGGAACTGGACTATTTCGAACTTATCGACCGCAAGACAATCACCGACTTGGTCCAGGGCGTGGCAACTCGCACTTTGGGCGCCGGCGATGTGGCCTTGTGGGTGCGCCAGCGCCGGCAGGGACACTGGTATGCCCAATATGCCGACCTGTACAGCGCGGTTGAAGTCGCCGCAACCTTTATCCATACGCTGGAGGGCGCGCGACTGGAGATGACCTCGCTGGCGGATGGCGTGCAGAACTACGCACGCAGTTGGTTCAAGATCGACCAGATGTATCGCAAGTTCATTTTCCATACCCGAAAATCCGGGCTTTCGTCCTTGCTTGCCGCACTGAACACACAGGTGGAAAACCTGTACAGCAACAGCTATTTGGTCAAGCTCAACAACAACTGGCAGGTGTTCGTTGATGCGGCGACGCAATGGGATGCCACACCCATCCCGATGCAGCGGCACTTTTTTGGCCGTTGGGTGAAGCCTTTCATCGAGCGCAAGGGAAAAGTTTGCGTGCTGATTTCCGATGCCTTCCGCTATGAAATCGGTGAGGAGTTGCAAAGTCTGATGCGCCAGGAAGATCGCTTCGAGGCCGAACTGGAGCCGGCGCTCGCCATGTTGCCGAGCTATACGCAGTTAGGCATGGCGGCATTGTTACCGAACACAACGCTGACCCTGCTGAACGATGAGACCGGGATGGCCTTGGTCGATGGCCAAAGTGCACAGGGCACAGCCAATCGGGGCAAGATACTGGCCTCCGTTGTTACGGCGGCTACTGCGATTCAGGCGGAAGAACTCATGCAGATGGGGCGCGACGAATCACGCGCCCTGGTGCGTGACAATGAGGTGATCTACGTTTATCACAACCTGATCGACAAGACAGGTGACACGCGGGATACCGAAGAGCGTGTGTTTGCGGCGGCCGAGGATACGCTGCAAGAGCTGATTCGGATCATCAAGAAGCTGGCCAATGCCAACGCCAGCAACATACTGGTGACGGCAGATCACGGATTCCTCTACCAAAACCGGGTATTGGAAGAAAGCGATTTCCTCGCATGCGAACCGGAAGGCGATGACATCTTTTATCGCAATCGTCGTTTCGTGCTGGGAACAGGGCTCCACAGCAGTGGCAGCTTCAAGACCTTCATGCCGGCACAACTGGGACTTGAGGGTACGGTCGAGGTACAAATTCCAAAGTCCATCAACCGCCTGCGCCAGAAAGGTTCCGGCAGCCGCTTTGTCCATGGCGGCGCGACCTTGCAGGAGGTGGTCATTCCGGTGCTGCGCATCAACAAGAAACGTCAGAGCGATGTTTCGCGGGTTGAAGTGGAGATCATCAGCGGTGCAGGAAAAACCATTACCTCGGGGCAGGTCGCGGTTGTGCTTTATCAGGCACAGGCCGCAACGGATAAGTTGCAGGGTCGCAAGTTACGCGGCGGCATCTATACGCAAGCCGGCGAACTGATTTCCGACCAGCATGAGCTGGCCTTTGACCTGACTTCGGACAACTCGAGGGAGCGAGAAATACCTGTGCGCTTCGTGTTAAGCCGCAAGGCTGATGAGGCCAACGGCCAGCAGGCGGTTCTTCGCCTCGAGGAGTTGGTGGATGGGACGTCGCATTACCGCGAGTACAAGTCGCTGCGTTACACGATTCGCCGGTCGTTCACCAGCGACTTCGATTTCTGA
- the brxL gene encoding BREX system Lon protease-like protein BrxL, whose protein sequence is MEAGMTVDARVGTALDDKINQHFAGLVVRKDLVKTVKGNAIVPTYVLEYLLGQYCATNDEATIQTGIETVKDILRLHYVHRNEAGLIRSTIKEKGRHKVIDRISVSLNDKADVYEAEFANLGIKQVLIDSATIKAHPKLLVGGVWCIADVEYEFSEDKGASPWIMASLKPIQLSQFDFDGYVTARRQFTTDEWIDLLIQSIGFNPQMFGHRNKLCQLVRLIPFCERNYNLIELGPKGTGKSHIYSEFSPHGILISGGEVTVPKLFVNNSSGKLGLVGYWDVVAFDEFAGKQKRVDKALVDIMKNYMANKSFSRGVETLGAEASMVFVGNTEHTVPYMLKHSDLFDPLPEKFHDSAFLDRVHYYIPGWEVDIIRGEMFSSGYGFVVDYLAEILRSLRSHDFSDRYQALFTLSSDISTRDRDGIHKTFSGLMKILFPHGEATPAEIEEVLKFSIEGRKRVKDQLLRIDTTYAKVRFAYEDKSGKQQAVTTLEEDEYAGAYHKVVIAEPNQASGAVPVDAASPMETEQVPASPARPIPTESELREQHLVWQENQRGLTFDKLFGPYLKDARQITITDPYIRLFHQARNLMELMETLARLKPVEDEMAVHLVTIEDDFKGDQQRDNLQRIADACAAVGIRFTWEFDASGTIHARHIVTDHGWKILLDRGLDVFQRYEMNDAFDFANRLQQHRQCKAFEATFIRNRDATRESS, encoded by the coding sequence ATGGAAGCAGGAATGACCGTTGATGCCAGGGTGGGCACCGCGCTTGACGATAAGATCAACCAGCATTTTGCCGGCCTGGTGGTGCGCAAGGATCTGGTCAAGACCGTCAAAGGCAACGCGATCGTCCCGACTTATGTTTTGGAGTATCTGCTCGGCCAGTATTGCGCGACCAATGACGAGGCGACCATTCAGACAGGGATCGAGACGGTAAAAGACATCCTCCGCCTGCACTACGTACATCGCAATGAGGCGGGATTGATCCGCTCGACCATCAAGGAGAAGGGCCGGCACAAGGTCATTGACCGCATCAGCGTGTCACTCAATGACAAGGCGGATGTGTACGAGGCCGAATTTGCCAACTTGGGCATCAAGCAGGTGCTGATCGACTCCGCAACGATCAAGGCACACCCCAAGCTGCTGGTTGGCGGAGTCTGGTGCATTGCTGATGTTGAATATGAATTCTCTGAAGACAAGGGTGCTTCACCTTGGATCATGGCTTCTCTCAAGCCAATCCAGTTGTCCCAGTTCGACTTCGACGGGTATGTAACTGCGCGTCGGCAGTTCACGACCGATGAGTGGATAGATCTGTTGATCCAGAGCATTGGTTTCAATCCGCAAATGTTTGGCCATCGCAACAAGCTCTGCCAGTTGGTGCGGCTGATCCCATTCTGTGAGCGCAACTACAACCTGATCGAGCTCGGCCCAAAGGGTACTGGCAAATCGCATATCTATTCCGAGTTTTCGCCTCACGGAATATTGATCTCGGGCGGCGAAGTGACGGTGCCCAAGCTGTTCGTGAACAATTCGTCCGGCAAGTTGGGCCTGGTTGGGTATTGGGATGTCGTGGCGTTCGACGAGTTTGCTGGCAAGCAGAAGCGGGTGGACAAGGCGCTGGTGGACATCATGAAGAACTACATGGCCAACAAGTCTTTCTCACGCGGGGTGGAGACGCTGGGAGCCGAGGCATCCATGGTTTTTGTCGGCAACACAGAGCATACGGTGCCGTATATGCTCAAGCACTCGGACCTGTTCGACCCGCTGCCCGAGAAGTTCCACGATTCTGCGTTCCTTGACCGGGTTCATTACTACATCCCCGGATGGGAAGTGGACATCATCCGCGGCGAGATGTTTTCCAGCGGCTACGGCTTCGTCGTGGACTATCTTGCCGAAATTCTGCGTTCGCTGCGCAGCCACGATTTTTCGGACCGGTATCAGGCGCTTTTCACCTTGTCATCGGATATTTCGACACGCGATCGTGATGGCATTCACAAGACCTTTTCTGGCTTGATGAAGATTCTCTTCCCCCACGGCGAGGCAACGCCGGCGGAAATCGAGGAGGTACTGAAGTTCTCCATCGAGGGGCGCAAACGGGTTAAGGACCAGTTGCTGCGCATCGACACGACCTACGCCAAGGTTCGCTTTGCCTATGAGGATAAGTCGGGCAAGCAGCAGGCAGTCACCACACTGGAGGAAGACGAGTATGCCGGCGCCTACCACAAGGTAGTGATAGCCGAGCCGAACCAGGCCAGCGGTGCGGTGCCGGTAGATGCTGCTTCGCCAATGGAGACCGAACAGGTGCCAGCTTCGCCGGCAAGACCGATTCCGACGGAATCAGAACTTCGCGAACAGCACCTAGTTTGGCAGGAAAACCAGCGCGGCCTGACCTTCGACAAGCTGTTTGGCCCTTACCTAAAAGATGCACGACAAATCACGATCACCGATCCCTACATCCGACTTTTCCACCAGGCTCGCAATCTCATGGAACTGATGGAAACGCTGGCAAGACTGAAGCCGGTAGAGGATGAAATGGCGGTCCACCTCGTGACGATCGAAGATGACTTCAAGGGTGACCAGCAGAGAGACAACCTCCAGCGAATTGCCGACGCTTGTGCTGCGGTCGGCATCCGGTTTACTTGGGAATTTGACGCCAGTGGCACCATCCATGCTCGACATATCGTCACCGATCATGGCTGGAAGATATTGCTCGACCGCGGCCTCGATGTATTTCAGCGATATGAGATGAACGATGCCTTCGATTTCGCCAATAGGCTTCAGCAACATCGACAATGCAAGGCGTTCGAGGCGACGTTTATCAGGAATCGGGATGCCACTCGGGAGAGTAGCTAA
- a CDS encoding site-specific integrase — protein sequence MATFTQRVSGWWQAKVRKRGFPPESKSFRTKTEAEAWALQVEASMAQGGFISSSLAERTTLKDLAKQFKEDFAPEHYRGEAWERKLSQLVSRLGSYSLAAITPTVIGKKYRDERLKDKDSRYKKDPATAPCVSPATVKGEIDLLSKMLDVAVKEFGIALPAGNPVANVRKPKGATARDRRLTADEWDALVVQCTASGNPWLLPAVTLSVETAMRQGELLQLEWRMIDKKRRIAFLLNPEMIKTGEPRAVPLSSKAMAALEGLPKAIKGKVIPLGRMTLYKAFERACNRASIENYCWHDLRHEALSRLAERGDFTVLEMAAVSGHKTLQMLKRYTHLQAEKLATKLG from the coding sequence ATGGCGACATTCACTCAAAGGGTATCCGGCTGGTGGCAGGCGAAAGTCAGAAAGCGGGGCTTTCCTCCCGAGTCAAAATCGTTCAGGACGAAGACCGAGGCGGAGGCATGGGCGCTTCAGGTCGAGGCTAGCATGGCGCAGGGCGGCTTTATTTCGTCCAGCTTGGCGGAGCGGACAACACTCAAAGACCTCGCGAAGCAATTCAAAGAGGATTTCGCGCCGGAGCATTACAGGGGCGAAGCGTGGGAACGAAAGTTGAGCCAACTGGTTTCCAGGCTTGGCAGCTATTCCCTTGCCGCAATCACGCCCACGGTGATAGGCAAGAAATACAGGGACGAGCGTCTCAAGGACAAGGATTCGCGCTACAAGAAGGATCCGGCCACGGCGCCGTGCGTTTCGCCAGCGACCGTCAAGGGTGAAATCGATCTGCTGTCCAAGATGCTCGATGTCGCCGTCAAGGAATTCGGCATTGCCCTGCCTGCCGGGAATCCGGTGGCCAATGTTCGCAAACCGAAGGGCGCGACAGCGAGAGACCGCCGACTTACTGCCGATGAATGGGATGCACTGGTGGTGCAATGCACGGCGTCGGGGAATCCCTGGTTACTCCCTGCTGTAACTCTCTCCGTCGAAACCGCCATGCGCCAGGGTGAACTCTTGCAGTTGGAGTGGCGCATGATCGACAAAAAGCGCCGGATTGCCTTTCTGCTCAATCCCGAAATGATCAAGACCGGGGAGCCGCGAGCGGTGCCGCTGTCAAGCAAGGCAATGGCGGCGCTGGAGGGCTTGCCGAAGGCGATCAAGGGCAAGGTGATCCCGTTGGGCCGGATGACTTTATACAAGGCCTTTGAGCGGGCCTGCAACCGAGCCAGCATTGAGAATTACTGCTGGCATGATCTACGACACGAGGCCTTAAGTCGCCTGGCGGAGCGGGGCGATTTCACGGTGCTGGAAATGGCAGCGGTATCCGGCCACAAGACTCTGCAGATGTTGAAACGCTACACCCATTTGCAAGCTGAGAAACTCGCAACCAAGTTAGGGTAG
- a CDS encoding helix-turn-helix domain-containing protein, with protein sequence MRQTELHLTDEDRELIESYRTKGLRHAREVNRAHVLSALDRGVPESQITTVLGVGRTVIWRTRAAYLEGGAEYAVRDVARPGKPAQYGADVEAQISALACSSPPEGATRWTLELLEQAAHSLAGVGPISRETIRRLLKKTASSRGAS encoded by the coding sequence ATGCGACAGACTGAGCTGCATCTTACCGACGAGGATCGCGAGTTGATCGAATCGTACCGGACGAAAGGTCTGCGCCATGCCCGGGAAGTGAATCGGGCGCATGTTCTTTCGGCGCTGGATCGTGGCGTTCCGGAGTCCCAGATCACGACGGTCTTGGGCGTAGGGCGCACGGTGATCTGGCGAACGCGGGCAGCGTATCTGGAAGGCGGGGCGGAATACGCGGTGCGCGATGTGGCGCGCCCGGGCAAACCCGCCCAATACGGCGCGGATGTCGAAGCGCAGATTTCAGCCTTGGCCTGCTCATCGCCACCGGAGGGGGCCACGCGATGGACACTCGAATTGCTTGAACAGGCGGCGCATTCCTTGGCCGGTGTCGGACCGATCAGCCGCGAAACGATTCGCCGGCTGCTAAAAAAAACCGCATCAAGCCGTGGCGCAAGCTGA
- a CDS encoding IS630 family transposase has product MWCVGRLTEEYRQRMYDLLDLYARPFRSREPVVCLDEKSKQLLKDSRQPLPIKPGTPVRLDYEYVRGGTCNLFVAVEPKGGRRTVQMTDHRAKTDFVAFVQYLLEQVYAKARRIHLVLDNLNTHFRKCFEEVLGIRAANKLLRRVVFHYTPKHASWLNMAEIEIGILDRQCLDRRLPDRDALASEVNAWQRRRNNERRCIEWTFSRQDADLKMARHYVA; this is encoded by the coding sequence ATGTGGTGCGTCGGCAGACTGACCGAAGAGTACCGGCAGCGGATGTACGATCTGCTCGATTTGTACGCCCGTCCGTTCCGATCGAGAGAACCGGTCGTTTGCCTGGACGAGAAGAGCAAGCAACTGCTGAAGGATTCGCGCCAACCCCTGCCGATCAAGCCTGGAACGCCCGTGCGACTGGATTACGAGTACGTTCGCGGCGGCACCTGCAACCTGTTCGTGGCGGTCGAACCCAAGGGCGGACGACGGACCGTGCAGATGACCGATCATCGGGCCAAAACGGATTTCGTCGCCTTCGTCCAGTACCTGCTCGAACAGGTCTATGCGAAGGCACGTCGCATTCACCTCGTGCTCGACAACCTCAACACGCATTTCCGCAAGTGCTTCGAGGAAGTGCTCGGAATCAGGGCGGCGAACAAACTGCTGCGACGAGTCGTCTTTCACTACACGCCGAAGCACGCCAGCTGGCTGAACATGGCGGAAATCGAAATTGGCATCCTTGACCGCCAATGCCTCGATCGGCGCTTGCCTGACCGTGACGCACTCGCCAGTGAAGTCAATGCATGGCAACGACGCCGAAACAACGAGCGGCGATGCATCGAGTGGACGTTCTCTCGGCAAGACGCGGATCTGAAAATGGCTCGGCATTATGTTGCGTAA